A genomic window from Flavobacterium sp. I3-2 includes:
- a CDS encoding glutamine--tRNA ligase/YqeY domain fusion protein: MSTKEKSLNFIEQIIEEDLKNGLSQNKLRFRFPPEPNGYLHIGHASSICLNFGLGIDYDAPVNLRFDDTNPAKEEQEFVDAIKKDVEWLGFKWDKEVYASDYFQQLYDWTIELIKKGKAYVDSQSSEEIAKQKGTPTQVGEDSPYRNRSVEENLDLFERMKNGEFKEGEHILRAKIDMAATNMLMRDPIMYRIINASHHRTGDKWCIYPMYDWAHGESDYVEQISHSFCTLEFLSHRELYDWFLDQVCVENKVRPKQREFARRNLSHTVVSKRKLLQLVQDKHVAGWDDPRMSTISGMRRRGYTAAAIRNFADTIGIAKRDNLIDVSLLEFCVREDLNKITDRVMAVLDPVKLVITNYPEGQEEWLDAENNPEAEEVTYRKVPFSRELYIERDDFLEEANSKYFRLTLGKEVRLKNAYIIKGESVVKDVNGNILEIHVTYDPDSRSGSGSEASKRKVKGTIHWVSIPHAIPAEIRLYDRLFTNENPDGNKEVDFKEFINPDSLKVITGYLEPSLKTAEDGDKFQFQRLGYFAVDKDATTDKLVFNKTVGLKDTWAKVETK; the protein is encoded by the coding sequence ATGTCAACAAAAGAAAAATCATTGAATTTCATAGAACAAATCATCGAAGAAGATCTTAAAAATGGTTTGTCACAAAATAAATTACGTTTCCGTTTTCCACCAGAACCAAACGGATATTTACACATTGGACATGCTTCATCAATTTGCTTAAACTTTGGATTAGGTATTGATTATGATGCGCCAGTGAACTTGCGTTTTGACGATACAAATCCGGCTAAAGAAGAGCAAGAATTTGTTGATGCGATAAAAAAAGACGTTGAATGGTTAGGTTTTAAATGGGATAAAGAAGTTTATGCTTCTGATTATTTCCAACAATTATACGATTGGACAATTGAGTTAATCAAAAAAGGTAAAGCTTACGTTGATAGTCAATCTTCTGAAGAAATTGCAAAACAAAAAGGAACTCCAACTCAAGTAGGAGAAGATTCACCATATAGAAATCGTTCGGTTGAAGAAAACCTTGATTTATTCGAAAGAATGAAAAACGGCGAATTCAAAGAAGGAGAACATATTTTACGTGCAAAAATTGACATGGCAGCAACTAATATGTTGATGCGTGATCCGATTATGTATCGTATTATCAACGCATCTCACCACAGAACAGGTGACAAATGGTGTATTTATCCAATGTACGATTGGGCGCACGGAGAAAGCGATTATGTTGAACAAATTTCACATTCGTTTTGTACATTAGAATTTTTATCACACAGAGAATTATATGATTGGTTCTTGGATCAAGTTTGTGTTGAAAATAAAGTTCGTCCAAAACAACGTGAATTTGCACGTAGAAATTTATCACATACGGTAGTTTCTAAACGTAAATTATTACAATTAGTTCAAGACAAACATGTTGCAGGATGGGACGATCCGCGTATGTCAACCATTTCTGGAATGCGCAGAAGAGGTTATACAGCTGCTGCAATTCGTAACTTTGCTGATACGATTGGAATCGCAAAACGCGACAACTTAATTGATGTTTCGTTATTAGAATTCTGTGTTCGCGAAGATTTAAATAAAATTACGGATCGTGTAATGGCGGTTCTTGATCCGGTTAAATTGGTAATTACTAATTATCCTGAAGGACAAGAAGAATGGTTAGATGCCGAAAACAATCCAGAAGCAGAAGAAGTTACTTACAGAAAAGTTCCTTTCTCAAGAGAATTATACATCGAAAGAGATGATTTCTTAGAAGAAGCAAACAGCAAATACTTCCGTTTAACTTTAGGAAAAGAAGTTCGTTTAAAAAATGCGTACATCATCAAAGGTGAAAGTGTTGTAAAAGACGTAAACGGAAACATCTTAGAGATTCACGTTACTTACGATCCAGATTCGAGATCAGGTAGTGGAAGTGAAGCTTCGAAACGAAAAGTAAAAGGAACGATTCATTGGGTTTCGATTCCGCATGCCATACCTGCAGAGATTCGTTTGTATGATCGTTTATTTACAAACGAAAATCCAGACGGAAACAAAGAAGTTGATTTCAAAGAATTTATCAATCCAGATTCTTTAAAAGTGATCACCGGTTATTTAGAACCGAGTTTGAAAACTGCAGAAGATGGTGATAAATTTCAGTTCCAACGTTTAGGCTATTTTGCAGTAGATAAAGATGCTACAACAGATAAATTAGTTTTTAATAAAACTGTTGGTTTAAAAGATACTTGGGCTAAAGTAGAAACCAAATAA
- the folB gene encoding dihydroneopterin aldolase has protein sequence MGIIRLKNIRTFSYHGCLVEESKIGSDYRVDLEIKADLRKSAISDELADTVDYVHLNKIVVEEMAIRSKLLEHVAKRIIARVFNEIPQVSRIVLEVSKINPPIGGDVEQVTIVMEEYRA, from the coding sequence ATGGGAATTATTAGATTAAAAAACATTCGTACGTTTTCATACCACGGTTGTTTAGTTGAAGAAAGTAAAATTGGTTCAGATTATCGTGTAGATTTAGAGATTAAAGCTGATTTGAGAAAATCTGCTATTTCTGATGAACTTGCAGACACGGTTGATTATGTGCATTTAAATAAAATTGTTGTCGAAGAAATGGCGATTCGTTCAAAGTTATTAGAGCATGTTGCTAAACGTATTATTGCTCGTGTTTTCAATGAGATTCCGCAGGTTTCACGAATTGTATTAGAAGTTTCAAAAATTAACCCTCCGATTGGTGGTGATGTTGAACAAGTTACGATTGTGATGGAAGAATATCGCGCATAA
- a CDS encoding YtxH domain-containing protein, with protein sequence MGRTGGTIVAILAGAAVGAVAGILLAPDQGSKTRKRLGRGIKSGSDEIAHKFDDLKSQVKSMMSDKKEDLESTINSYVKKAGSKTENVIEVLEKKLAELKKEAQSINSK encoded by the coding sequence ATGGGAAGAACAGGCGGAACAATCGTAGCAATATTAGCTGGAGCAGCAGTGGGAGCAGTAGCAGGAATTTTATTAGCTCCAGATCAAGGATCTAAAACTCGCAAAAGATTAGGAAGAGGAATAAAATCAGGAAGCGACGAAATTGCTCATAAATTTGATGATTTAAAAAGTCAAGTTAAATCAATGATGAGCGATAAGAAAGAAGATTTAGAATCGACAATCAACTCTTATGTTAAAAAGGCAGGAAGTAAAACAGAAAACGTAATTGAAGTTTTAGAAAAGAAATTAGCAGAATTGAAAAAAGAAGCGCAATCAATTAATTCAAAATAA
- a CDS encoding competence protein, producing MALNEELKEDLKKIKDDAKAFIDHNVEYYQLLGLKIGSKAFSLILKIFLLALFLSIALLFISFAAAFALGTLLNSNTLGFLIIGGIYLIICAIVYLNRKALIDIPVIKKLSDIFYNN from the coding sequence ATGGCTTTGAACGAAGAATTAAAAGAAGATTTAAAAAAAATAAAAGACGATGCAAAAGCTTTTATTGATCATAACGTTGAATATTATCAATTGTTAGGATTAAAAATTGGCTCAAAAGCATTTAGTTTAATACTAAAGATTTTTCTTTTAGCTCTTTTTCTATCAATAGCACTATTATTTATATCGTTTGCTGCAGCTTTTGCTTTAGGAACTCTTTTAAATAGTAATACTTTAGGATTTTTAATAATTGGCGGTATTTACTTAATTATTTGTGCAATCGTTTATTTAAACAGAAAAGCACTTATAGATATTCCGGTTATCAAAAAGTTATCGGACATTTTCTATAACAATTAA